The genomic segment ATGTTCCACTGCTTCTCTCCAGGGTAACGACCCGACAGCGTTCTCGGTGCTAACCCAGGCTCTCTTCGTAGATGCTGATTTCTGCACTACGTgtggagagagggggcagagatgTTCCCTCTGCAACATGGTAGGAAAACCACCTCTGATACAGAAGCACTTGGTTTCTCTCATTCGTTTCCCTCTATTACTTTGGTTACACTTAATGATTTCATCCATGACTACGCCATGCTTATATGCTTATAAATGCTTAATAAATGCTAATAAATGTTTTCTTTTACTGCTACAGGTGACTTACTGTGGCCTGATTTTGTCAGCGACTCCACTGCTTCACCCATAAGAAGATCTGTAGAGGACTGCAGGAGAAGGATACCCCGAGACTGAGGGAGCACAGTGGTTAACTACACACTCCTATCTGTTGAAAACACATACAATAGGTTCACTATAGTTATACTGCAGTGTGCTATGGTGCTCCATACTGGACATGCTTTTTAGCCCAGGAATAGGCTTATTCTGAGTTTGGGATACTGGCCTCAATAGCCTACTTTACTACTGTAGCTTGTTACATACTTGTAGCTTTTTGATGCCCTCTAAGTTCAACTTTAGACGGTttccccactctcctctctatcctgGGTCCAGATGAGGAGAGTGACATGGTGAAGGAGACAGCCAGCTTCCTGGCAGAGCTGTGTTTTGAAGGCAGAGGAGCGCATGGCTTCGTCAGGGTGTCCCGGTCCCTCAGCGCCAGACCAGCTGAACTGCCCCTCCACATCCTCAGAGGGACCACCATCCTGCCACCAGGAATGAGAGGGACTGCTGGTGTTCTTTTCTACCAGGTAGTTAATTGATTCATTGATTAATGTTACTGATTGGTCAGAGTTCAGTGATATTAATAATGAAGTTGTATTGAACTGAATTGATTCCGTTCACTTGGTGTATGAGGTCTGAATCAATCCCTAATTAAAGGGGAATGATGAAAATCAGCATTACTACTGATTGGCCAGGATGTCCAGATTGAAAGAAAGGGGATAGTGAGGATGAGTGCTTTACTCACCAAGCAGCTGGACTGGAGTTTAAGGAAGGACTGTTACTATGGACCCAACGAGGTCTATTCGGTTTAGAATAGGGGAGACTGAAGTATTCAGGGTGTGTATATGATGTACAATAGCATATTGggtgtgtttacacaggcagcccaattctgatcttttgccaataAATTGTCTTTTGACAAGtcagatcagatcttttgccaAAAGATCACAATTGGACTGCCAGTGTATTGTATTGGGTCTAATGTGCTTTGCTTGTTTGCATGTCTTTTGAGCAAATTCCTCTTATTTCAAATGTGAGCCTTGAATATTCTTTAAGTAATGTCTTAAAATAACAATTTCCTCCCTTTCCTTACAGTAGTAGTGTGAAAAATGCACTCGTGGAAATAGGACCACCTTACTGAACAATACGTGTCATATTGTTATGTCATTATGGCAGTGGATAAAACACAATATGAAGGGCTTATTTATGTGTTACTCTAAACTTGGGATTTCCTGCTATAATTTGAGACACATGGATGTCTTACCAGTGATGTATCCATATCAGTCCATGTCACAGATGATCCATGGATGGCCCAATGACGATCGGACTTCAATGCTGGCCAAACCTTTACACCCAAATGGCATTTGTTTTGGAGAGTGCCTTAATAGTTGTCCTTCACTGCCCATTTTGTTGTTATGGGGACATTCCCATATTTTTGTtttgccactagatggcagcttTCCCCTTTAATGCCATCCATTGCACTGATTCTAATGACTGGTAATATAGCTACTGCACTATGTCGGCAGGGTTCAAAGGGTACTGGAGCATGATGATGTTTTGGCTGAACCTATAGTTCTATACAATATGCTGTCAGACTTTCTTTGCAGAGAGTGAGCATTCTCTATTTATGAAACATGAAACAAAGATCATTCCATTGACCAATTCTCACAGTGCAGACAGTAACCTTTAATTCATAGTCATGTGTCAGCCGGTCATAAAGACACACGGCCTTGATAAACAAATACATCCCCCAATATTTCAATAACTCCATTGTTGACCTTTTTTTGTTGGCGGCCTCCTCTTGGTTGCTATGCCAGAGTGGGTCTTCAACACCATCTATATAACTATAGTTTCCCATGGCCAAGTGCAGGAAAGGAGCCCTCATGGACCATCTTCTCACACAAACATCAGATACTTCAGGTAGTTAAGTCCTACGGCCATGCTGTGGAATTCTATAGACCCCTGTCTCCGCTTCCTGTCAGTATTGTTCTCAAGCTTCCACTGCCCAGGGTCCCACGGGAGAACAGACAGTGGCCCCTGCCTCTTATGGCTGCTGCtgctcatagtgtgtgtgtggctgctgctcatagtgtgtgtgtgtgtgtgtgtgtggctgctgctcatagtgtgtgtgtggctgctgctcatagtgtgtgtgtggctgctgctcatagtgtgtgtgtagttgctGCTCATTGTGTGTGGTTGCTGCTCATTGTGTGGTTGCTGCTCACAGTGTGTATGTGGTTGCtgctcatagtgtgtgtgtggttgctgctcatagtgtgtgtgtgtgtggctgctgctcatagtgtgtgtgtgtgtggctgctgctcatagtgtgtgtgtgtggctgctgctcatagtgtgtgtgtggctgctgctcatagtgtgtgtgtgtggctgctgctcatagtgtgtgtgtgtgtggctgctgctcatagtgtgtgtgtgtggctgctgctcatagtgtgtgtgtgtgtgtggttgctgctcatagtgtgtgtgtggttgctgctcatagtgtgtgtgtgtgtggttgctgctcatagtgtgtgtgtgtgtgtgtgtgtgtgtgtgtgtggttgctgctcatagtgtgtgtgtggttgctgcTCATAGGGGCCAGCTAACTAACGAGCATGGTGCTGTCATGTTGCCTGTCTGTCAATAGAGCAATAACACACTAGTCCCCCATCCTCCACATTCCTCTGTTTCCTCATCCTCCACATCCCCTCTGTTTCCTCATCCTCCACATCCCCTCTGTTtcctcatcctccacatcctcTCTGTTTCCTCATCCTCCACATCCCCTCTGTTTCCTCATCCTCCACATCCCCTCTGTTTCCTCATCCTCCACATCCCCTCTGTTTCACCATCCACCCCATCCCCCTGTTTCCCCCTCTATTATCCCTCTCCTCACCTACATGTCATGTCACTCACAGAagcataaaaggattgatctcaaATTTCCGGTTTTTGAGATGTATAAATGTGCGAATGCTGCCTGCGTCATGGTATCATATAACTTTGATAGTCCTCTTTTAAGCCCCCAGGTCCCCTCTTCTCAGTTTCCCCTCAGCCTCATCCATTCCCCCCCTTCTTCCAGACAGTATGACTAACATTGCTTTTTGGGGGTAATAGGAGATTGTTTGGACAGCGGAGCTTTTAAAAAGAACGAAGAAATAAGATATGAAAAAGAGCAGCTACTTGTTTAACAATATGGCATGAGCCTGGACAGTTTTACAGTGGATTTATTTTCACTCTTATCAAAGGAGGGGACATAGCTGAGGAGACGTTGGGTGAATTCATTGTCAGGGCAGGCCTGGGAACGGAGTGAAAACAGACACTCTGGTTCTTAGGGGCAAGGAGCCGGCAGGATGAAtgggtggatggagggatgaaggaggAGATCTAAACGTTTGTCTTATTCTCTGATTTGGGTAATGCATCATACATCCTGTAGGTGAGCTCACCTGAAGCACCTGAacagcagagatggagagatcaCTGGATGAGAGAACACAACATGAGAACTACAGTAatcactagctctggtccagggcgctAAGTGCTTTCCGCAAGGAACGCACACtatcgccctggaccagagctaagtaCTCACCTGGTCTGACTGCAGGGTCTCCAGCTGAGCTTCCTTGCTAACCCAAATCAATCCGTTCAAAAATGGAATAAAATGTTAACTATAAACTTACAAATCATCATGAAATAGAGTATCAAAGGATATGCACGTGACACTCTGATTCTCTACTTATGATTTGCATACATTAATTAATACATTATTTACACACACCTGATGGTGAAAAAACAGTATTATTGCTAGTTTATTATAAGCCTTTATATAGGTGTTGATCATGTTTTATCCACTGGCCTATCCATAGAGGACAGCAACGTTCATCTAACTATATCACCTAACTATATTAACAGAAACATCTATTAAATGTCTATGTGTTCACTCAACTGACTGTTAGCCTATGTACATAGTACTTGGAGGAGTATACAAGCTAAAAAAACGCACTGCCCTTTGCTTTTGTGGGCGTAGCTATGAGTGAAAACGCCTAGGTCATTCAGAAAATGTACGCACTGGATGCGCACTGAGATGTTGTGGCAAAACAAGAGGCGGGTATATAAGCGACTGAACAACAGGTAGAGTAACATCATAACGACCTAATTCCTCCTTTAGATCGCGGCACATacattctctcactctctacctacCTGCCTGCCGAGTGCCTACGGGGAGGTGCAGAGATGCTTCTTACCACGAGTGGGTACCAGCTTGCGCTATTTTGCCTTCTGATAAGAAGCTGTCAAGCTGTCAAGAACGGCGCCACGGAAACGTTAAACGCTCAGTTGTTAAGTACGGTCCAGGATACACCGAGTAGTAATGTATCAATGAATCAAGCACGCAACGGAGGAAGACGTTTGACCAGCGATGCGAGGAAAGGTGAGTTGTATTTTTATGCACATTCTAAATTGATTAATTCAACAATTTATAGTGGACCAAACAGATTCATTGTATTCACTGATCCTGACTGTGGGGAAACCAGTTTACAAGTGTAATTTAGCAAAAGGTCAATATGTCTATTTCTAAAGTATTTATTATATAGTATTGGAATGATATAATTATGTATATAGGCACATTTTCCACAGACAAAAATGGGagttaaataaactaaagttgaATCATAGACTTGAATGGGAGACTTGAGTGTTTGAATGCGAGAAAAGTTCAAAGTTCGAGCATTTGTAATTGTGTTGGACCTCTTGTTAACTCATGCCGCACATCAGATTACCCTGACCATGCTACAGTTCTTGTTGAACTGTCAAAACTAATCTTTAAGAGCATTGCATGGAATAATCCCAAATGCAACTCcaaaataaatcaaacacacctaaaatactttaaagtatttgcaTGTCATTATCATTTGAGGAGCGTTTGATTTATATTTTAGTTAGAATTTTTGGGATTACAAAATTTTCTGCCTAAAAGTTTGACAGCAAGATTAGTTTTTGACTATGTATCTGACAGGTCTCTCTCGCTCCGTCACAGAGCAGGGCCAGGCACAGAGCCAGGTGGGCTGCAGAGAGCTGCGTTCCACCAAGTACATATCAGACGGCCAGTGCACCAGCCTGAACCCGGTCAAGGAGCTGGTGTGTGCCGGGGAGTGTCTCCCCTCCCACCTACTGCCCAACTGGATTGGCTCCGGCCCTGGCTACACCGGAAAGTTCTGGAGCCGGCGGGAGGCCCAGGAGTGGCGTTGCGTCATCGACCGGACCCGGACCCAGCGCATCAGACTGCAGTGTCAGAACGGAAGCTCCAGGACCTACAAGATCACTGTGGTTACTTCCTGCAAGTGTAAACGCTACTCCAGGCAGAACAATGACTCAGGGAATGGGAAGTCAGAGGTGGAGGTTGGGCAGGCACAGGGGCAGAGCTCCACACCCCAGGGGCccaagaggaggaagggaaaggaAGGGAAGAATGGACGTTCTGGGCAGGAGGACTGGGCTGAAGAACAGCCTAAGAATTACTGAACGGAGACTTCAGAAACAACTGCAGCACCAACAGACACTAGTTTTGTTTAGATGGAGCCAATGTGTTCTCTATGTTTAAAGTAGCTATATGGAAAAGGCTATGCAATGATTATTCAGACCGTGCAACTGGTTTGCCAAATATTGACCACTGTGGATGTGTTTGTAAATgtatgtgtttttgtatgtgatAGAATGAGACTAGTTTAAATAGTACAAGAACcaatcaatttgtaagtcgctctggataagagcgtctgctaaatgacttaaatgtaaatgtaaatgtaaaccacATTAGACAACGTGAGATGAAGTGTTCCTATCAACAGCTGAGTATGTTGTCCAAATAGTAATGTTTGTAATAACATAAAATGGCATAGTATGTATAGAAATAGTGATTCTATACTCTTTGTGTTACCTTTCAAAGTATACTAGTAAAGAACAAGAAGGCCCTCACCACTgttaaagctcccaattcacCGCTTTATTGACAACATTTACATCCCAAACAGATCTTCTTCTGGTCAAACAGACTGAGTGGTAACTTCCCAAAATATACAAATTTCACCTCAAATGACCATGACGCATGGTGGGTGCAAAAACAATTTGTGCATATCTAAAAATGTGATATCAATGAGACGGGCACATATATTAGGTACAGAAAATAATATATATGTACAAAATGACCAAGTAAGAGAGCTGTAAGGCAAGACAAATCAAAGTGACAAATTCATGTAAGAAATGTTCTGATATCAAACTCTTGGTTCAGACCTCTAGGAGACATGGTACACAAACGGTGAATCCAATACAATTCTCTTCTCAGTAATAGATTAGCAGTATCTCACCCCCTCCTAGGAGTCTTAACATGTTCAATACCAATGTATCTCAGAGAGCTAACGTTGTGCCGAGCCTCAGTGAAATGCGCAGCCACAGGGTTTCTCTGGTAAAGTGTCCTGGTATTACTCCTGTGTTCTGCTATCCTTGTTTTCAAAGTTTGTTTTTCCTACATAGCATAGACCACAAATACACTTGATCAGGTATATGATTTTTATTTTGTGGAACATGTAATGATGCCTTTAATCTTAATGGCCTTGCCTGTAATATGGTGATTGAACATTGTGCATTTGTTCATAAAGTTACACTAGGTACGTCGGCCACGTCTATAATTACTTTTCAAAGTATGTAACGGATTACTATGACAATGTAATATATTTTTGTACGGAGATACCTAAACTTAATAGAAATAAGCTAATCTTTTTTTTTGATGTATTTGCTACATTCCATGTAATCACTTTCCGGGCAAATTGTGTCTCAAATTATTTGCCTTTGGATAATGAAATATTGTCTACTATGATTAAATCACTGATTTAATATAAAAAAGGACTTTAATTATTTGTATAATAACTATTCATTTACTTATCAATAAATTGTGCTTTAATCATTAGTAGTTAAATGCCTTGAGCACGAGGCCGCAGACAGAGGAGCTATAACTTCACAGCAAACAGGAAGTCAGTAACAACAGAAGCATTAGCCAGTGATGAAATGTCCTATTGAGTGTAATAGAAACTGTACTCTGTGCAGGAATCCTCTCTCCTTCAGGCACCTGGGCATGTTCCAGTCAGGAGCTACATGTTAACATACATGAATGTATCAGATATCCCTTCATTGTATTACCATGAAAGCTATGTATTTAGTACTTGCAGTGCAATGGGGAAGTTACGTCTTCCTCAAAGAGCATTGGGAACCCTTGATATTCCTAGTTAGGGGATGACAGCTAGTTTTGTAATTAGGACAGCGTGGTTCTAAAACTGACAGCACCAGAGTGATGTGTACCATAAGGAGGAAGAGGCATAGGGAAATCATGTCTGTGAATCTCAGAGCAGAGCTTACGTTATTGACACAATAATACAAGGCTTGTAAAACTTCCTCTCTGTAATTATCCCTGACAACATATTCTCCTCCTGAGTAGCAGTGATGCTATAGGACCATCTACATTTCATTTGAATTGTAACTACCACAAACACGCTGTAAAAAATGCTCTTACAATAAACTTGTATTTGCAAAGTCAATCGGATGCTGTTAAAAAATTATAGACATTGTTCGACACTGCAATCATATTACTTACTCAttctttccactctctctctctctctcccccttctctttctctcccgctctctcttgctctgtccccccctctctctctctctccctctctctttctcttgctctctctctatctctcttt from the Salmo trutta chromosome 36, fSalTru1.1, whole genome shotgun sequence genome contains:
- the LOC115175656 gene encoding sclerostin domain-containing protein 1 isoform X1, which encodes MLLTTSGYQLALFCLLIRSCQAVKNGATETLNAQLLSTVQDTPSSNVSMNQARNGGRRLTSDARKGLSRSVTEQGQAQSQVGCRELRSTKYISDGQCTSLNPVKELVCAGECLPSHLLPNWIGSGPGYTGKFWSRREAQEWRCVIDRTRTQRIRLQCQNGSSRTYKITVVTSCKCKRYSRQNNDSGNGKSEVEVGQAQGQSSTPQGPKRRKGKEGKNGRSGQEDWAEEQPKNY
- the LOC115175656 gene encoding sclerostin domain-containing protein 1 isoform X2, with product MLLTTSGYQLALFCLLIRSCQAVKNGATETLNAQLLSTVQDTPSSNVSMNQARNGGRRLTSDARKEQGQAQSQVGCRELRSTKYISDGQCTSLNPVKELVCAGECLPSHLLPNWIGSGPGYTGKFWSRREAQEWRCVIDRTRTQRIRLQCQNGSSRTYKITVVTSCKCKRYSRQNNDSGNGKSEVEVGQAQGQSSTPQGPKRRKGKEGKNGRSGQEDWAEEQPKNY